A window of Tautonia plasticadhaerens contains these coding sequences:
- a CDS encoding efflux RND transporter periplasmic adaptor subunit, with protein sequence MRRTLLSMLGLAVLVAGLAAANLGREGGGYELDWQLIPTPPREVELASPEHAEIIETITAAGTVEPVEEAEIAPQIVGRVVAVHVEDGDRVAEGDLLIQLDPTEAQARLDSAEARIDRLRALILDAEEDVDKATRDFSRTEQLSRRNVATNTELLDSQSTLAKARAVLGGVRNELLESEAMRRMNLQELQYTEIRAPIDGVVADCEVEVGEVAIAGTTNLPGALLMTILDPTLMQVRADVDETDVPLVRAGQPARIYLQADLLTALPGEVGRVAPRGKADAEAVAAVVTFETIIRDRGGADSPLKPGMTATVEIEVRRTDDALSVPIQAVVQRRRKDLPDSPALRAWLDRHPPAPGEAVGEMGSRYVTTAFVADSGKARARPVDVGLSDERRVEIREGLTEDDLVIVGPFRTLDELKDGDPITEAKAEAEGEAGTGGSP encoded by the coding sequence ATGCGACGAACCTTGCTCTCGATGCTCGGCCTGGCCGTCCTGGTCGCCGGGCTCGCCGCCGCGAACCTCGGCCGGGAGGGCGGCGGCTACGAGCTGGACTGGCAGCTGATCCCGACCCCCCCACGCGAGGTGGAGCTGGCCTCCCCCGAGCACGCCGAGATCATCGAGACGATCACCGCCGCCGGCACCGTCGAGCCGGTCGAGGAGGCCGAGATCGCCCCCCAGATCGTCGGCCGGGTCGTGGCGGTCCACGTCGAGGACGGCGACCGGGTCGCGGAAGGGGACCTGCTCATCCAGCTCGACCCCACCGAGGCCCAGGCCCGGCTCGACTCGGCCGAGGCGAGGATCGACCGCCTCCGCGCCCTGATCCTCGACGCCGAGGAGGACGTCGACAAGGCCACCCGGGACTTCTCCCGGACCGAACAGCTCTCCCGCCGCAACGTCGCCACGAATACCGAGCTGCTCGACTCCCAGAGCACCCTGGCCAAGGCCCGGGCCGTGCTCGGGGGCGTCCGCAACGAGCTGCTCGAGAGCGAGGCGATGCGCCGGATGAACCTCCAGGAGCTGCAATACACCGAGATCCGGGCCCCCATCGACGGCGTCGTGGCCGACTGCGAGGTCGAGGTCGGCGAGGTCGCCATCGCCGGCACCACGAACCTGCCCGGCGCCCTGCTCATGACCATCCTCGACCCCACGCTCATGCAGGTCCGAGCCGACGTGGACGAGACCGACGTCCCCCTCGTCCGGGCCGGCCAACCCGCCCGCATCTACCTGCAGGCCGACCTGCTGACCGCGCTGCCCGGCGAGGTCGGGCGCGTCGCCCCGCGGGGCAAGGCCGACGCGGAGGCCGTCGCGGCGGTCGTCACCTTCGAGACGATCATCCGGGACCGGGGCGGCGCCGACTCCCCCCTGAAGCCCGGCATGACCGCCACCGTCGAGATCGAGGTCCGACGCACCGACGACGCCCTCAGCGTCCCCATCCAGGCGGTCGTCCAGCGCCGCCGCAAGGACCTGCCCGACTCCCCCGCCCTCCGGGCCTGGCTCGACCGCCATCCCCCCGCCCCCGGCGAGGCGGTCGGCGAGATGGGCTCCCGGTACGTCACCACCGCCTTCGTCGCCGACTCCGGCAAGGCCCGGGCCCGCCCCGTCGACGTCGGCCTGAGCGACGAGCGCCGGGTCGAGATCCGCGAGGGCCTCACCGAGGACGACCTCGTCATCGTCGGCCCCTTCCGCACCCTCGACGAGCTGAAGGACGGCGACCCGATCACCGAAGCGAAGGCCGAGGCCGAGGGCGAAGCCGGGACGGGGGGCTCGCCGTGA
- a CDS encoding YqaA family protein has protein sequence MASHDLPAEIAAEIHQPVPKWALHRRMYNWVLHWAETPYALPALVVMSFVESSVFPIPPDVLLIPLVLMATTRWWRLAAWCTVASVLGGLFGYLIGFAAWETVGVWIVQNLAHVELVDVAGQKDIALPPYMIKSIGVDRLGGEYLFQVYDHWNAWIVFIFGLTPLPYKLVTITAGVAQVDLAIFTIASVASRGLRFFVVAWIIKTWGPPARVFVEKYFNLLAVAFVLLLVGGFAVLKFVL, from the coding sequence ATGGCCTCTCACGACCTTCCCGCCGAGATCGCCGCCGAGATCCACCAGCCGGTCCCGAAGTGGGCCCTGCACCGGAGGATGTACAACTGGGTGCTCCACTGGGCCGAGACCCCCTACGCCCTGCCGGCGCTGGTGGTCATGTCGTTCGTGGAGAGCAGCGTCTTCCCGATCCCCCCCGACGTGCTGCTGATCCCCCTGGTCCTGATGGCGACCACCCGCTGGTGGCGCCTGGCGGCCTGGTGCACGGTGGCCTCGGTGCTGGGGGGGCTCTTCGGCTATCTGATCGGCTTCGCGGCCTGGGAGACGGTGGGGGTCTGGATCGTCCAGAACCTGGCGCACGTCGAACTGGTCGACGTGGCCGGGCAGAAGGACATCGCCCTGCCGCCCTACATGATCAAGTCGATCGGCGTCGATCGCCTGGGGGGTGAGTACCTGTTCCAGGTGTACGACCACTGGAACGCCTGGATCGTCTTCATCTTCGGCCTGACCCCCCTGCCCTACAAGCTGGTGACGATCACGGCCGGGGTGGCGCAGGTGGACCTGGCGATCTTCACGATCGCCTCGGTCGCCTCCCGGGGGCTCCGGTTCTTCGTGGTCGCCTGGATCATCAAGACCTGGGGCCCGCCGGCCCGGGTCTTCGTGGAGAAGTACTTCAACCTGCTGGCGGTCGCCTTCGTCCTGCTCCTGGTCGGCGGATTCGCGGTCTTGAAGTTCGTGCTCTGA
- a CDS encoding HpcH/HpaI aldolase family protein: MNGKALKDKMIRGERVFGTFFQHAVNPGWIESMPEGALDFVIVTPEHTALDLAEFLPIKYALASKGIACLARTHSRDPDDVSKACDTFDGVVVPYVEDVEQAKRLAAAAVYRPLKGEALDRLIASGEWPSEATRRYVTEERCANTVFVPMIESVRAVEDLEAICAVPGVHALFVGPNDLTVSMGIPNEYDNPDLIAALQRIIDVGDASHVPAGCWFGDPAQALRTIRQGSRFVVFSNDGLMLKVAMDEAFRQLRLG; the protein is encoded by the coding sequence ATGAACGGCAAGGCACTCAAGGACAAGATGATCCGGGGCGAACGCGTCTTCGGCACCTTCTTCCAGCACGCGGTCAACCCCGGCTGGATCGAGTCGATGCCCGAGGGGGCGCTCGACTTCGTCATCGTCACCCCCGAGCACACGGCCCTGGACCTCGCCGAATTCCTGCCGATCAAGTACGCCCTCGCCTCGAAGGGGATCGCCTGCCTGGCCCGGACCCACAGCCGGGATCCCGACGACGTCTCCAAGGCCTGCGACACCTTCGACGGAGTGGTCGTCCCCTACGTCGAGGACGTCGAGCAGGCGAAACGCCTGGCCGCGGCGGCCGTCTACCGGCCGCTCAAGGGTGAGGCGCTCGACCGCCTGATCGCCTCCGGCGAGTGGCCCAGCGAGGCCACCCGCCGCTACGTCACCGAGGAGCGCTGCGCGAACACGGTCTTCGTCCCCATGATCGAGTCGGTCCGGGCCGTCGAGGACCTGGAGGCCATCTGCGCCGTCCCCGGCGTGCACGCCCTGTTCGTCGGGCCCAACGACCTGACCGTGAGCATGGGGATCCCCAACGAGTACGACAACCCCGATTTGATCGCCGCGCTGCAGCGGATCATCGACGTCGGCGACGCGTCCCACGTCCCCGCCGGGTGCTGGTTCGGCGACCCGGCCCAGGCCCTCCGGACGATCCGCCAGGGGTCCCGGTTCGTCGTCTTCTCCAACGACGGGCTGATGCTCAAGGTCGCCATGGATGAGGCGTTTCGGCAACTCCGCCTCGGCTGA
- a CDS encoding ExbD/TolR family protein, translated as MLGEGKQDEEMPSVTMTPMVDVMLCLLIFFMVASRLYDWDEQQFNVRVPEVGDASPLTSRPEDLTLTVVEPGLVAVGGEQYDLEALRGVLESAREAYEDQGVRIRGDASLSFQDLADVLSACDSAGIRHVSLLVRPRDEPDAGAVGGAE; from the coding sequence ATGCTGGGAGAAGGCAAGCAGGACGAGGAGATGCCGTCCGTCACCATGACCCCCATGGTGGACGTCATGCTCTGCCTGTTGATCTTCTTCATGGTGGCCTCCCGGCTGTACGATTGGGACGAGCAGCAGTTCAACGTCCGGGTGCCGGAGGTGGGGGATGCGTCGCCGCTGACCTCCCGGCCGGAGGACCTGACCCTGACGGTCGTCGAGCCGGGGTTGGTGGCCGTCGGCGGGGAGCAGTACGACCTGGAGGCGCTCCGGGGCGTCCTCGAATCGGCCCGGGAGGCGTACGAGGACCAGGGGGTCCGGATCCGGGGGGACGCCTCCTTGAGCTTCCAGGACCTGGCCGACGTGCTCTCGGCCTGCGACTCGGCCGGGATCCGGCACGTCTCGCTCCTCGTGAGGCCGCGGGACGAGCCCGACGCCGGGGCCGTCGGCGGGGCCGAGTGA
- a CDS encoding MotA/TolQ/ExbB proton channel family protein, with protein sequence MARFGADAPGHRPALVLALWGGLALPAIGQEGPPAVPAAEAAADPPVGAEAETEFEAQPDAGEEDPAIAVGTEGVTALIRDANPMLIPLVLCSVATLGFAFERLFATRRGRVIPKEFVERFLDRLSTGKLDRDRAAELCRAHESPMARIFGHAIRYWGQPATAIRQAVDADSASEVADLKRNVRVLNGTTTLAPLLGLLGTVVGLIEAFDALGAPTAQGAEKGQALAHGISLALVATAFGLAIAIVSVVAYYFLLNRIDGLVREMDEQVRRVIELVSAESWAGADRRAIPPPGATAAERARPESRVL encoded by the coding sequence ATGGCTCGATTCGGAGCGGACGCGCCGGGGCACCGGCCCGCCCTGGTGCTCGCCCTTTGGGGGGGGCTGGCCCTGCCGGCGATCGGCCAGGAGGGGCCGCCGGCGGTCCCGGCGGCCGAGGCCGCGGCCGATCCGCCGGTCGGGGCAGAGGCCGAGACAGAATTCGAGGCGCAACCCGACGCGGGAGAAGAAGATCCGGCCATCGCCGTCGGCACCGAGGGGGTGACGGCGCTGATCCGGGACGCCAACCCGATGCTGATCCCGCTGGTGCTCTGCTCGGTGGCGACCCTGGGGTTCGCCTTCGAGCGGCTGTTCGCCACCAGGCGGGGGCGGGTGATCCCGAAGGAGTTCGTCGAGCGGTTCCTGGACCGGCTCTCGACGGGGAAGCTGGACCGGGACCGGGCGGCCGAGCTGTGCCGGGCGCATGAGAGCCCGATGGCCCGGATCTTCGGCCACGCGATCCGGTACTGGGGGCAGCCGGCCACGGCGATCCGCCAGGCGGTGGACGCGGACTCGGCCTCGGAGGTCGCCGACCTGAAGCGGAACGTCCGGGTCCTCAACGGCACGACGACGCTGGCCCCCCTGCTGGGGCTGCTGGGGACGGTGGTCGGCCTGATCGAGGCGTTCGACGCCCTCGGGGCCCCGACGGCGCAGGGGGCGGAGAAGGGGCAGGCGCTGGCGCACGGGATCAGCCTGGCGCTGGTGGCCACGGCCTTCGGCCTGGCGATCGCGATCGTCTCGGTGGTGGCCTATTACTTCCTGCTCAACCGGATCGACGGCCTGGTCCGGGAGATGGACGAGCAGGTGCGCCGGGTGATCGAGCTGGTCTCGGCCGAGAGCTGGGCCGGGGCCGATCGCCGGGCGATCCCCCCCCCCGGCGCCACCGCCGCCGAGCGGGCGAGGCCGGAATCCCGGGTCCTCTGA
- a CDS encoding ABC transporter ATP-binding protein, producing the protein MTADPTPLDDPAGADESSPVILLTGITKVYPMGLEQVRALDGVDLRIDRNEFVAIMGPSGSGKSTLMNIIGLLDVPTAGQYWLAGRDVARLSQSEQARERGRRIGFVFQTFELLPRQTALQNVELPLVYSGARDRRDRAVEALRQVGLADRMGHRPNQMSGGQRQRVAVARALVQRPALILADEPTGNLDTRTSEEILDLFDALHEQGQTIVLVTHEPDVAARCRRVVRLRDGRVESDGPGERAPHPSDRGAIA; encoded by the coding sequence GTGACCGCCGACCCGACCCCGCTCGACGACCCGGCCGGGGCCGACGAGTCGTCCCCGGTCATCCTCCTGACCGGAATCACCAAGGTCTACCCGATGGGCCTGGAGCAGGTCCGGGCCCTCGACGGCGTCGACCTGCGGATCGACCGCAACGAGTTCGTGGCGATCATGGGCCCCTCGGGATCGGGCAAGTCGACCCTGATGAATATTATTGGGCTGCTCGACGTGCCGACCGCCGGGCAGTACTGGCTCGCCGGCCGCGACGTGGCCCGACTCTCGCAGTCGGAGCAGGCCCGGGAGCGGGGCCGCCGGATCGGCTTCGTCTTCCAGACCTTCGAGCTGCTCCCCCGGCAGACGGCGTTGCAGAACGTCGAGCTGCCGCTGGTCTACTCCGGCGCCCGGGACCGCCGGGACCGGGCCGTCGAGGCCCTCCGCCAGGTCGGCCTGGCCGACCGCATGGGGCATCGGCCCAATCAGATGTCCGGCGGCCAGCGCCAGCGGGTGGCCGTCGCCCGGGCCCTGGTGCAGCGACCCGCCCTCATCCTGGCCGACGAGCCGACCGGCAACCTCGACACCCGCACCAGCGAGGAGATCCTCGACCTCTTCGACGCCCTCCACGAGCAGGGCCAGACCATCGTTCTCGTCACCCACGAGCCCGACGTCGCCGCCCGATGTCGGCGGGTCGTCCGCCTCCGGGACGGCCGGGTCGAGTCCGACGGGCCGGGCGAACGGGCCCCTCATCCCTCGGATCGGGGGGCGATCGCATGA
- a CDS encoding FG-GAP repeat domain-containing protein codes for MTMATRRPGRSRAAGKGPDRAARPSAEALETRTLLAADTGLVRFDTFEEGDADWPAEVSGAPRVPTARMMVTQARGGLESPGDRDAVAVSLRAGEVFIASLDDFFTNDSRTGTYGLVLRGPDGSVLADESFEVTHSPFRTTVFDPGGPASSSFQGDRRLEFEVPTTGTYFVELADRSDLGSPEQSYTVGLRTIGLESGTLDRLFLNIGASNEIVARLAGDRLLLAGPVGIGFALRGAWSSTVEDAGEGRSRLRFEAGGTLQLESAIGDLPLPIPPGLTFTVTTSPGDDGSPRFGAVETIEFNADLGPFALARPLQDALGVSLGTPAGSLSLDREAYGLKLGRDGLVQETGAPVNANVPYLFYTYQSGLSAEFGGFEARTLGGYEWSIVTDPSDVFLYAGVSGIPSPLGEFAVAGSVKGNIPFDPFSRPSEYNGSVFGNIYLRADVDLSKLVGAPVSINGDLVIDFDVDDDGRILGGIADAPSRFVSGGFDPAVLGSAATDAISDVAIGANAEIRVGLEIGDAESGGGGDSSGLVALTVPIGEGTIVYDPAEEGIFARGGSVNPFEGTFLEAFGSNDRVLADGFIKRDGTFRLTYETNYRVLGYRLSGGTITVSNAGVTARGDVGLLGARAVVTGDIERNGDFEFRGRVEVDLGILAGNADVRFARIGSGVSFTAGFSARANTEIAGVEFGGSVSFSLSVGLSRGQLTYDGSARGSLFLGEFRIDAGLRIFADRNEFGFEIDIPGAAVIEDVVGGFLEFFGVERPDIPDTIRVSFPRGQASDESVMVPPPLPPPPPPPERPRTPGDFDGDGVTEFGAFGFSPVEGFARFAVLTSAGGLLNQPFGGPEDLPIAGDYDGDGVADLGVYGFSPAEGVSRFAVLASGGEVISRPFGGPDDLPVAGDFDGDDITDIAVYGFSPTEGFARFAIILSGGPSDTHPDGFISQPFGGPEDIPIAGDFDGDGTTDIGVYGFSPDEGFARFAVILSGGASKAYPEGFISRPFGGPGDLPIAGDFDGDGTTDIGVYGFSPAEGFARFAILLSGGASDAHPDGFISRPFGGPDDLPVSGDFDGDGTSDLGVYGFSPAEGVSRFAILPSGEGPAISQPFGGERDVALTIPPASVRFRRDGFASAPQASGTARAASRAGGVVPEGPARTPRSMIGRSGTAPLGGRGRPPSIPARGPASPGSRPLDLDRVRPRDRPDTPASWPDRLVESLGVRRRGLVPRPT; via the coding sequence ATGACTATGGCGACTCGTCGCCCGGGGCGTTCTCGCGCCGCCGGGAAGGGCCCGGACCGGGCCGCCCGGCCGTCGGCCGAGGCGCTGGAGACTCGGACGCTGCTGGCGGCCGACACCGGCCTCGTCCGCTTCGACACCTTCGAGGAAGGGGACGCCGACTGGCCCGCCGAGGTCTCCGGCGCCCCCCGGGTGCCGACCGCCCGGATGATGGTCACCCAGGCCAGGGGGGGCCTGGAGTCCCCCGGCGACCGCGACGCGGTCGCCGTGTCGCTGCGGGCGGGAGAGGTGTTCATCGCCTCGCTCGACGACTTCTTCACCAATGACTCCCGCACGGGCACCTACGGCCTGGTCCTCCGGGGGCCGGACGGCTCGGTCCTGGCCGACGAGTCATTCGAGGTCACCCACTCCCCCTTCCGGACCACCGTGTTCGACCCGGGAGGTCCGGCCTCGTCGTCCTTCCAGGGCGACCGTCGCCTCGAGTTCGAGGTGCCGACCACCGGCACCTACTTCGTCGAGCTGGCCGACCGCTCCGACCTGGGGAGTCCCGAGCAGTCCTACACGGTCGGCCTCCGGACGATCGGCCTGGAGTCGGGCACGCTCGACCGCCTCTTCTTGAACATCGGCGCCAGCAACGAGATCGTCGCCCGGCTGGCCGGCGATCGCCTCCTGCTCGCCGGGCCGGTCGGGATCGGCTTCGCCCTGAGGGGAGCCTGGTCCTCGACCGTCGAGGACGCGGGGGAGGGGCGGTCCCGCCTCCGATTCGAGGCGGGGGGCACCCTCCAGCTCGAATCGGCGATCGGCGACCTCCCGCTGCCCATCCCCCCCGGGCTGACCTTCACCGTCACCACCTCGCCCGGGGACGACGGCTCCCCCCGCTTCGGCGCCGTCGAGACGATCGAGTTCAACGCCGACCTCGGCCCCTTCGCCCTGGCCCGTCCCCTCCAGGATGCGCTCGGGGTGTCGCTCGGCACGCCGGCCGGCAGCCTCTCGCTCGACCGTGAGGCGTACGGGCTGAAGCTCGGCCGGGATGGCCTGGTGCAGGAGACCGGGGCCCCGGTCAATGCCAACGTCCCCTATCTCTTCTACACCTACCAGAGCGGCCTCTCGGCCGAGTTCGGCGGCTTCGAGGCGAGGACCCTGGGGGGCTACGAGTGGTCGATCGTGACCGACCCCTCCGACGTCTTCCTCTACGCCGGGGTCAGCGGCATCCCCTCCCCCCTGGGGGAGTTCGCCGTCGCCGGCTCGGTGAAGGGGAACATCCCGTTCGATCCCTTCTCCCGGCCGAGCGAGTACAACGGCTCCGTCTTCGGGAACATCTACCTCCGGGCCGACGTGGACCTCTCGAAGCTCGTCGGCGCCCCGGTGAGCATCAACGGCGACCTCGTCATCGACTTCGACGTGGACGACGACGGCCGGATCCTCGGCGGCATCGCCGACGCCCCCTCCCGGTTCGTCTCCGGCGGCTTCGACCCGGCCGTGCTCGGCTCCGCCGCCACCGACGCGATCTCCGACGTCGCCATCGGCGCCAACGCCGAGATCCGGGTCGGCCTGGAGATCGGCGACGCCGAATCCGGCGGCGGCGGCGATTCCTCGGGCCTCGTCGCGCTGACCGTCCCGATCGGCGAGGGCACGATCGTCTACGACCCGGCCGAGGAGGGGATCTTCGCCCGGGGGGGCTCGGTCAACCCGTTCGAGGGGACCTTCCTCGAAGCCTTCGGCAGCAACGACCGCGTCCTCGCCGACGGCTTCATCAAGCGGGACGGGACCTTCCGGCTGACCTACGAGACGAACTACCGAGTGCTCGGCTACCGGCTGTCCGGGGGCACCATCACCGTCTCCAACGCCGGGGTCACCGCCCGAGGGGACGTGGGATTGCTCGGCGCCCGGGCCGTCGTCACGGGAGACATCGAGCGCAACGGCGACTTCGAGTTCCGGGGCCGAGTGGAGGTCGACCTCGGCATCCTCGCCGGCAACGCCGACGTCCGGTTCGCCCGGATCGGTTCGGGTGTCTCCTTCACCGCCGGCTTCTCGGCCAGGGCCAACACCGAGATCGCCGGGGTCGAGTTCGGCGGCTCGGTCAGCTTCAGCCTCAGCGTCGGCCTCTCCCGGGGCCAGCTCACCTACGACGGCTCCGCCCGGGGGAGCCTCTTCCTCGGCGAGTTCCGCATCGACGCCGGCCTGCGCATCTTCGCCGATCGCAACGAATTCGGCTTCGAGATCGACATCCCCGGCGCCGCCGTCATCGAGGACGTCGTCGGCGGCTTCCTCGAATTCTTCGGCGTCGAGCGCCCCGACATCCCCGACACGATCCGGGTCAGCTTCCCCCGGGGCCAGGCGTCGGACGAGTCGGTCATGGTCCCGCCCCCCTTGCCGCCTCCCCCCCCGCCCCCGGAGCGGCCGAGGACCCCGGGAGACTTCGACGGCGACGGCGTCACCGAGTTCGGCGCCTTCGGGTTCAGCCCCGTCGAGGGCTTCGCCCGGTTCGCCGTGCTGACCAGCGCCGGGGGGCTCCTGAACCAGCCCTTCGGCGGCCCCGAAGATCTGCCGATCGCCGGCGACTACGACGGCGACGGCGTGGCCGACCTGGGCGTCTACGGCTTCAGCCCGGCCGAGGGCGTCTCCCGCTTCGCGGTGCTCGCCTCCGGCGGCGAGGTCATCAGCCGACCCTTCGGCGGCCCGGACGACCTCCCCGTCGCGGGCGACTTCGACGGCGACGACATCACCGACATCGCCGTCTACGGCTTCAGCCCGACCGAGGGGTTCGCCCGCTTCGCCATCATCCTCTCCGGGGGCCCGAGCGACACCCACCCCGACGGCTTCATCAGCCAGCCGTTCGGCGGCCCCGAGGACATCCCCATCGCCGGCGACTTCGACGGCGACGGCACGACCGACATCGGCGTCTACGGCTTCAGCCCCGACGAGGGGTTCGCCCGCTTCGCGGTGATCCTCTCCGGGGGGGCCAGCAAGGCCTACCCCGAGGGGTTCATCAGCCGGCCCTTCGGCGGGCCGGGCGACCTGCCGATCGCCGGCGACTTCGACGGCGACGGCACGACCGACATCGGCGTCTACGGCTTCAGCCCGGCCGAGGGGTTCGCCCGCTTCGCCATCCTGCTCTCCGGCGGGGCCAGCGACGCCCACCCCGACGGGTTCATCAGCCGGCCCTTCGGCGGGCCCGACGACCTGCCGGTCTCAGGCGACTTCGACGGCGACGGCACGAGCGACCTGGGCGTCTACGGCTTCAGCCCGGCCGAGGGCGTCTCTCGGTTCGCGATCCTCCCCTCGGGCGAGGGCCCCGCGATCAGTCAACCGTTCGGGGGAGAACGGGACGTGGCCCTGACGATCCCCCCGGCCTCCGTCCGATTCCGGCGTGATGGGTTCGCCTCGGCCCCGCAGGCCTCCGGGACCGCCCGGGCCGCGTCCCGGGCGGGCGGGGTCGTGCCCGAGGGGCCCGCCCGCACGCCTCGCTCCATGATCGGTCGGTCGGGGACCGCCCCGCTCGGGGGGCGGGGACGGCCCCCCTCGATCCCGGCCCGGGGGCCGGCATCCCCGGGGTCGAGGCCCCTCGACCTCGACAGGGTCCGCCCGAGAGACCGCCCCGACACCCCGGCGTCGTGGCCGGATCGGCTCGTCGAATCGCTCGGCGTTCGGCGACGGGGGCTCGTCCCCCGGCCGACCTGA
- a CDS encoding ABC transporter permease: protein MMMVLANVRSALEQLWANKMRSVLTVLGIIIAVTSTITVVSVVQGFTGYVSEFLQGLGTNAMWIWPERPGGEAGKRLGRVTLDLRDVEALRAECSTLESISPLIPQPTATVAIGRTEVTTQLEGVSAEYHAIRNMPVEVGRAFTFLDIERRHPVCVLGREVLRKLEQGDDLVGRTLLVDGRRFRVVGILAEKGSVLGNSQDDLVLIPYTMALTMYPASRTNIALAARALDETQVPEAKAQVVSILRRRHRLDAYQPNDFQIRTQDEILTAFNSISIVATAVLAGIVGISLLVGGIGIMNVMLVSVTERTREIGLRKAVGARRRDIMLQFLTEAVVLSLLGGGLGVGLGYGLTAIVSLHPQMVDVAVPLWAVIIGFGISAGTGVVFGILPALKAALLNPIDALRHE from the coding sequence ATGATGATGGTCCTGGCCAACGTCCGGAGCGCCCTGGAACAGCTCTGGGCCAACAAGATGCGGTCGGTCCTGACGGTGCTCGGCATCATCATCGCCGTCACCTCGACGATCACCGTGGTCAGCGTCGTCCAGGGGTTCACCGGGTACGTCTCGGAGTTCCTCCAGGGCCTGGGCACCAACGCCATGTGGATCTGGCCCGAGCGCCCCGGCGGCGAGGCCGGCAAGCGGCTCGGCCGGGTCACGCTCGACCTCCGGGACGTGGAGGCCCTCCGCGCCGAGTGCTCCACCCTGGAGTCGATCTCGCCGCTCATCCCCCAGCCGACGGCCACCGTCGCGATCGGCCGGACCGAGGTCACCACCCAGCTCGAAGGCGTCTCGGCCGAGTACCACGCCATCCGCAACATGCCCGTCGAGGTCGGCCGCGCCTTCACCTTCCTCGACATCGAGCGCCGGCACCCGGTCTGCGTCCTGGGGCGGGAGGTGTTGCGCAAGCTGGAGCAGGGGGACGACCTCGTCGGCCGGACCCTGCTGGTCGACGGCCGCCGCTTCCGGGTCGTCGGCATCCTCGCCGAGAAGGGGAGCGTGCTGGGCAACAGCCAGGACGACCTCGTGCTCATCCCCTACACGATGGCGTTGACGATGTACCCCGCCTCCCGGACCAACATCGCCCTGGCCGCCCGGGCCCTGGACGAGACCCAGGTGCCCGAGGCCAAGGCCCAGGTCGTCAGCATCCTCAGGCGCCGCCACCGGCTCGACGCCTACCAGCCCAACGACTTCCAGATCCGCACCCAGGACGAGATCCTCACCGCCTTCAACAGCATCAGCATCGTGGCCACCGCCGTCCTGGCCGGGATCGTCGGCATCTCGCTGCTGGTCGGCGGCATCGGCATCATGAACGTGATGCTCGTCAGCGTCACCGAGCGGACCCGGGAGATCGGCCTCCGCAAGGCGGTCGGCGCCCGGAGGCGGGACATCATGCTCCAGTTCCTCACCGAGGCCGTCGTCCTCAGCCTGCTCGGCGGCGGCCTCGGCGTCGGGCTCGGCTACGGCCTCACGGCGATCGTCAGCCTGCACCCGCAGATGGTCGACGTGGCCGTGCCGCTCTGGGCCGTCATCATCGGCTTCGGCATCTCGGCCGGGACGGGAGTCGTCTTCGGCATCCTCCCGGCGCTCAAGGCCGCGCTGCTCAACCCGATCGACGCCCTGCGGCACGAATGA